From a single Lewinella sp. LCG006 genomic region:
- a CDS encoding gluconokinase, whose product MPSIYIIMGVSGSGKSTIAQALSTRTQLPFFDADDFHPAANIAKMAAGQALNDDDRQPWLETLNALLKQQTQNGEGAILACSALKASYRHTLEKDLDTPPFLVYLKGSPELIAARMQARTGHFMPPALLASQFAALEEPQDALLVTIDQSIDQIVTHILTGF is encoded by the coding sequence ATGCCTTCTATCTATATCATCATGGGCGTTTCTGGCAGCGGCAAAAGCACCATCGCCCAGGCGCTAAGCACCCGGACACAGCTCCCATTTTTCGATGCCGACGATTTTCACCCTGCTGCCAATATTGCTAAAATGGCGGCTGGCCAAGCCCTCAATGACGATGATCGCCAACCTTGGTTAGAGACACTGAACGCATTACTCAAACAACAAACCCAAAATGGAGAAGGAGCAATCTTAGCTTGTTCTGCCCTCAAAGCCAGCTATCGCCACACCCTTGAAAAGGACCTCGATACGCCCCCCTTTCTCGTTTACCTCAAAGGCAGCCCCGAACTGATCGCTGCCCGAATGCAAGCCCGCACCGGGCATTTCATGCCTCCTGCCTTGCTTGCCTCCCAATTTGCAGCTTTGGAAGAACCCCAGGATGCACTCCTGGTTACCATCGATCAAAGCATAGACCAAATCGTAACGCATATCCTCACAGGGTTTTGA
- a CDS encoding HAD family hydrolase has protein sequence MKTFLLFDIDGTLLFSNSIDSQCFADSYQEVFGKPFPSIDWRDYPHVTDHVIFRTVFMRHFQREATTEERQAFENHYVNRLQRERERQPEAFQEVPGALDCWRQLEQDDRFVLGIATGGWRAPAQVKLQHVGIHPVTPYAAYADGMEQRDHILQAAIELAKQAHPITHVVYIGDAIWDVTTTRQMNLPLIGLRRQGDEEVLRREGVKVVLSDYQDVAAFHQAVDMVLSEQYW, from the coding sequence GTGAAAACATTCCTCCTTTTTGATATCGATGGTACCCTTCTTTTTTCCAACTCCATAGACAGCCAGTGCTTTGCGGACAGCTACCAGGAGGTGTTTGGCAAGCCTTTTCCCAGTATCGACTGGCGGGATTATCCGCACGTTACGGATCACGTTATTTTTCGCACCGTCTTTATGCGCCATTTTCAGCGCGAAGCGACGACAGAGGAGCGGCAAGCTTTTGAAAACCACTACGTCAACCGCTTACAAAGGGAGCGGGAGCGACAGCCGGAAGCTTTTCAGGAAGTACCTGGTGCCCTTGATTGTTGGCGGCAACTGGAACAAGATGATCGCTTTGTGTTGGGGATTGCTACGGGCGGTTGGCGCGCTCCTGCGCAAGTGAAGTTGCAGCACGTGGGGATTCATCCCGTCACCCCTTACGCGGCTTATGCGGACGGGATGGAGCAGCGTGACCATATCCTGCAAGCCGCCATAGAATTGGCGAAGCAGGCGCACCCAATTACCCACGTCGTTTACATTGGTGATGCCATCTGGGATGTTACAACCACCAGGCAGATGAACCTGCCGCTCATTGGTCTGCGCCGCCAGGGTGACGAAGAGGTGCTTCGCCGAGAAGGCGTAAAAGTAGTATTGAGTGATTATCAGGATGTAGCGGCTTTCCACCAGGCGGTGGATATGGTTTTGAGCGAGCAATACTGGTAG